The genomic region TGGGGACAATGACATTCCTCACATCCGGTGCTGAGGGGACTCCCCGGCATGAAGCCAGGACTAGGCAAAAGGCAggtgctgctgctactgctgttcTGCTTCCACCTGACAATGTAGCAATCCAGTCTGAGcaggagcaggggctggagaaatattcCATTCAGTGGACCTGATCCTGCGCTATAGACACCTATCCTGCCCCTGGCCTGACCAAATCTGGGGTACCTGTGTTTCTTACACTAACAAGGACATGCCTCCCCTAGGAAATCCTTAGGACTGGTCAAATCTATAGATCCCAGGTTCTAGAAAGGGGGCAATGTGAAACTGCATGAATGGACACCTTCCCTGCAAGTCTAACATTTTCTTCCCGAAGCCCTTACTCACCAGCAGCCCCTGGTGACCAATAGGGTATTGCAAACCTTGCAGAGTAATCAGTTTCATATTCACTATTCTACTATCCCAAATAGTAGtaaccttttttgttgttgttgttgtttctgattTTTAGGGATAGAAAATGaactccacagtgctcagggtctcaGAAGATGAGGCCACTGGGATGGTTGAAGCAGTATTAGTTCACAGATTGGTGCTTCTCACTGTGCCCTGCTCCCTTCCTATCTCTGCTGGGTCTCATGACAACTGTGGATTAGTTTGAAGTCAGAGTCTGGGGAGCTAAAGAGATTGTACAgtaggcaaggcatttgctttacatgcaactgacccagggtCGATTGCCAGTAttctatatagtcctccaagcctgtcaggggtgatccctgagtgtagaatcaggattAAATCTGAGTACATTTGGATTTACCTGTGCTCAACAAATCAGTGAAATTACTGACTCTGGGtagctagagagataggacagcaagaaaggcacttgccttgcatgcagttggcccagttaaatccctggcactacatatggtcccttgcacACTGCCCAGGGTAATCCCTAAATGCTAAATTGGGTGTGttcttaaaacaaaatcaagcaacaacaacaaatcaccatcctgggactagagagatagtacattagaTAGGGAGCTTGTGTTGCATACAACCGATCCCCAGTCAAATATAGTGCtttttgcctgccaggagtgatttctgatagcagaaccaggagtgaacctgagcatcactggatacaGTCCTAAAGCAAAACGAAACAAGAAAATCGTTCTTGGTGGGGGGCAGCCTTTTGGTACTGAGATACTTAGGATGTGGGTACATACATTTGAAAACAGGCCTTGGCCCTCTGGCTCAGATGCTAGGCCCCACAAGTTGGCTTTGTGGGGGTGCTTGGGTAGATGGATAGGATGAGGAGAGCTGTGAGGTTTTCCCGAACAGAGTGGAGTAGGTAGCTGAGAAATACTGTGGGGTCATTACCTTAACCTTTCTGGCCAGAGTAGGGGGTTGGAATTCTCCCATCAGGCCCCGTGGAGCTCTTTGCTGACCCCTCTCTGTCTGACAGGAGACACCATCGCCAGTGTCAACAACCTGAACGTGGAAGGCCTCCGGCATCGAGAGATTGTTGACATCATCAAGGCTTCTGGCAACGTGCTCAGGTATGCAGGGCCCCACAGTCTCTCACTACTTGGCTCCTCTGGGCACCCACATCTTCAGCTCACTTGGGTTCCTCACCTTGGCAGGCTGGAAACTTTGTATGGGACATCAATTCGGAAAGCAGAGCTGGAGGCCCGGCTGCAGTATCTAAAGGTGAGGACCCCTTTAATGTCCGGGAGCCCCTTCTAGAGCCCTGCCTCGGCATGCCccaggttttctttgttttgtttgggggccacacacgacagtgctcaggggttactcctggctctgcactcagaaatcactcctggcaggctcaggggatcacatggggttcccgggatcaaacccaggtctgtccagggttgaccacatgcaagacaaacctctgccactgtgctatcactccagcccctgggccCCAGTTTTTTAAGAGGTCATTAATTTATCCCAGTCTCCCAGAAATTCTAAGAAAACCTTAGGATTTCTTCTGTCTTTGATCACCCCGGCTAATATTCAGctccctcctgactctgtgccggTGTCTCTTGCAGCAAACTCTTTATGAGAAGTGGGGTGAATACAGGTCCCTAATGGTGCAGGAGCAGCGCCTGGTGCATGGTGAGTAGACTGGGGTGTGCAGGGCCCCTTCTCCCTTTACGTATAGTATACGCATACCCAACCTCCACTCTCAGAGCCAGTGTGTCCCTTGCCACTGACAAATAAAGTAAGGTTTGCCCAGGTACTGCTTCAGGGACAAAGCTGTCTGGGGCTGATGACATTCAGTTCCCCTTGTTCTCAGTTAATCCTCTGAAGGGAAGTAGGAGACAGTATagtcccttttgttttgtttttctctttgcgTCACATCAGgccgtgctcagggtttactcctgtctgtggGCCTATATGAGACATCAAATATGGAACTgggtccaccatgtgcaagggaagcactttACTCACTTCACTAAAGCTCTGCTATATCTatacctatatctatatctacatctATAACTGTCTGctgtctatccatctatctatccatctatctatctatctatctatctatctatctatctatctatctatctatctatctatctatctatctatctatctatctatctatctatctatctatccatccatccatccatccatccatccatccatccatccatccatccatccatccatctatctatctatctatctatctatctatctatctatctatctatctatctatctatctatctatctatctatctatcccaaGCATTTATTGTCCCCATGTCATAGTTGGGAATACCAGTACTCACAAAGCTTGTGCCCACCCCTTCCATGATTTTgaatttgatatttaaatttgaatttgagACTTGGTTTCAAATCGCTGTTTGTCAGTGAGGGGAGTGGGGTTCAGGGTGATGCAAAGCCGTGATCCCTTCCTTACGATCCTCTTCCACTGCCCTGGCAGGTCTGGTGGTGAAGGACCCGAGCATCTACGACACTCTGGAGTCTGTGCGCTCCTGCCTGTACGGTGCGGGCCTGCTGCCAGGCTCTCTGCCCTTTGGACCCCTGCTGGCCGCCCCTGGGGGTCCCCGTGGGGGTGCCGGCCGCCCCGGGGGTGACCCCGATGATGCCGTCTACCACACGTGCTTCTTTCGGGGTGCAGAGCCCCCTGCCCTGCCGCCGGTGCCACCACCTGCCCGCGCACCCGGCCCCGCAGAGCCCCGCGCCTCCGCCCCTGCACCCCGCAATCTGCTGAGCCGCAGTGCCAGTGTCAGGTGTGCTGGCCCCGGTGCGGGAGGCGGCGGCGTGCCTGGCTCGCTCTGGACTGAGGCCCGCGAGCAGGCCCTGTGCGGGCCGGGCCTACGCAAGACCAAGTACCGCAGCTTCCGCAGGCGGCTGCTCAAGTTCATCCCTGGACTCAACCGCtctctggaggaggaggagagccaGCTGTAGGGGTGCAGGGGCCGGGCAGATGCGgggatgtatttatttatttattggttacagtcagtgcagaaaggggGCCGGGCCAAGGGGACCCCAGGAGCCTCACTGTGGGAGAGGGTCCTGGCCAGCCCTGGTTCAAGGCCTGTGCCCGCAGCCTTGAACCCTGACCCCCCAGCGTTGTTTCTTCACCCCTAAACCACAGCCAGAGCTGGGGCTGGGGAGAACCGAGGGAGCTCAGGCTTGGGAGAGGATCCAGCACCCAAAACGGGGCGTCCCACCCCACATCGGGGATTGTAGTGCCTTGTGGGGTATCCAGGAAACCCCTCTTATGTGGGGACCGGTCCCACACAGCCCTCTCCTCAGCTTTATTTGCTCCCCAACCTTGGCCTTGGGGAAGATGACCAGTGGTCGGTCTCCCTTTCACCCCCCCTCCCTAAATGTTCTTCCAGTAACCAGCGGGTCCCTCTCCCGTCTGGCCTGGACCCCCCAAGGGCTTTGACACCACTCCAGGGCCTGTAACTAAGCCAGGTCCTGCCAGGGAGGGGTCCTGGGTTCTGCGCCCTTTGGCGGACAGCAACACGCAGGTCCAGCTGGGTGGGGGCAGCCAGACTGTTCCACTGTTTGTTTCTGAACCTCAGACATAAAATGGACAGGTTTTTGCATCTGTGTCAGTGTAGTGATTGCCTGGGGATGGAGGGGGTGGTAGGGGAAATCAAGCTCCACAAGGACCGATTGTCCTGAGTACCCCCACACCAGCACCCCTATGCCCAAACACTCGACCCTGATACCCCAGTAACAGGCACCCTTTTCCCCATTTACCTCTGCACCAGCGCCATAGCATATGCTGTCTTTTCCATTtcatttgcatgcagccaggaAGATCATCTGTGGAATTTTCattgatttggaagggcctgacTAAACACCCACTCAGGTCtaagcattttttatatttttagtgaagTTAAAATCCATCGTTTTAGTGACAGCATTCCACTCGAGAAATatgaggagagagacagatgttCGAAGAGACCCAGGGCTTCCCTCCCAGATACCCACATCAGGGTCAGGGGCCCAAGCCAATCCTTACCTGTGACCTTGGGGATACTTGTGCCAAGTTCCCTCTCACCCTGGCTTTTCCTGGAGGGAGAGACAGTAGCCAGGTCAACAGGAGACCTTAGCTACCCATACTGTGCTTGGGTCTGTGCTTCACCTGCCACAGGTCGTTCTAGGAGTCCTTGGTGGTGACCCAGGGTTCCTAGAGTAAGACTGAGCCTTTCTGGGGTATTTGGTCCCTGCCTGCCTCCTATGTCtgtctccctcaccccctgctccagataattcactgtcactgtcccCCATTCTGGGGTGTCTATGCCCACCTCCCTAGAACTGGCTCCTTTTGGCTCACCTCTCACAGGTCCTCCTGTCTAACCCCAAACCAGATCCTACCCCAGCAGAGCCCTGCTTTACAACTACCGCACTGCTCCAAGGCATCAGACATAgcgtcattttttatttattggttttttcttgtttgtttttggactacatctggtggcgctcgggggttgctcctgctctgtgctcagaaatcgcttcaggcaggtgttgcattaattattaattaatatgtcTTAGTagtgtggatggatgggtggtgaggcctttctgggcccATCTCAgcacctgcagccccttcagCCCGTGGGTCTGTTGGTATTAGGGTAAcggcaaagaaatgatccacaggcagtcagatgaagtttcaggagacatcagctttattacaaggccctaactacCATGTGCATATTTCCACAtagcttctatgctaagcttttttCCTACTCCTGCATCCAAcctgtctctcatctcttctGCTGCATCTGCCTCTCCCTTGCTGCACCTCCCTCTTGGCCCACCCCCTAGGCCACTCCTAATTACCAAACACAGactcctcccagctgtgggaggatcTCACTATACAGGTAAaatagcatttggctttggggaggggtaacaggcaggctctggagatcatatggaatgccagggattgaacccatgtctgtcctgggtgtgcaaggcaaatgcaataccTCGGTGCTCCATCTCGTGAAATAGcgtcattttttttggtttgtttgttttggatcacacctggcaagctcaggggttactcctggctctatgttcagaaatcgctcctggcaggctcaggggactggatgggatgccaggatttgaaccaccgtctttctgcatgcaaggcaaatatcctaccttcatgctatccctccagcccccagaaatagCGTCATTTTTATGGGCTAGTTTATCTTGCCCCTCAGGATGCTCCTTGCAGCAGCCTCTCTGCTATTCATCCCTTTTTTCTGTTCCAATGCTGACACTCAGGAGAACGCAGCAGAGTCCCAAGCACAGCCATGAGAGGGTCACCACCTGCAAGGGATCTACGGCAAATGGCACAGCAAGAGACAGTAGCCAAGGGGCAGGGTTAGGGTGGGCTGCTGCCTCCTGCTCTAGAGCCTGCCCAAAAGTGTCCAGTACACACATAGGCATGGCTTCAAGTGGGGCCCATGTGGGGCCCAAGTGGTCCCTGCCTCCTGCACCACCATTGCCCCATCTGAGGGagttccctttctctccacacaccAGCAGGTTTTTTCCCAAAAAGGAAACCAATCACACTCCTCCTTTGCTTAACCCTTACTCTACCAGCCAAGAAGACAGTTCTGCAGGCTGTTCTGCATGAGCCAGGTGGGGCCCATCTCCCAAatcgtatggtcccccaataaTAACCCACCCTGTctttccttgcaaggcaaacatccacaTTCTCTTCCATGGTCTGTCCTGAGCACATTGAGGCTCGAACATTCTTTTTGAAAAGGCAGCTCCTGTTTCCACCGATAGCAGCCACACGGGCCCAGTAATTGGACAATAGAGAGTCTTAATGTGGCGTACAACCTCCAGGTGATCTGATCCAAGACTCTGTGTGGAGATCTGCCTCCTGTCTGAGGTCTTACTGAGCTTCAATATGTCTCtctagttttgggtcacacccagaagtattcAAGACTAACTATTGGTTCTgcttggagatcactcctggtgggctcaagggaccatatataatgccaggAATTGGATCTGCAacagctgcattcaagacaaatgccctgggcccggagagatagcacagaggtgtttgccttgcaagcagcctatccaggacctaaggtggttggttcgaatcccgacgtcccatatggtcccccatgcctgccaggagctatttctgagcagacagccaggagtaaccccagagcaccgctgggtgtggcccaaaaacaaaaaacaaacaaacaaacaaacaaacaaacaaaagacaaataccctgcccactgtactatctctatctcTTGAAATTGTTTCCTTTCTATGGCATTTAACACACTAAAACCTTGATCTCTCCCCAGTCATATTCTGCATCTATGTGGGGCTCTTTCCTCTGGTGGTCTTTGGCTTGCTGGAATACTTTTCTTTGCAAGGCCAACTTCAGGGACCATGGAAAGGATGGGTGGGCAAGGGGGGGATGGCTCAAAGAATTTGActatatgttttgcatgtgggaacctCAAATGACTCTGGGTACTATGATGTTCAAATAacaatccccaagcactgaggAGTATTCCCTCCTCCAATTCTGCTGGGCaagaccccaaacccaaacagaCTGTTTTTGAATTCTTCAGGACTCAGACAAGTAAATGTCACCTCCTGACAAAGCTTCCCTCGATTCTCTCCCCCGACGTCTCcattcctttcattttctctttagtCTACACCTAGACCCTATCtagatatgtttttctttctatctcttgctCTCAACTGCCACTTATACTGGTTTGGTTTATTGGGTGGGGGAATACCAGGTAGTTCGAGgccttgctcctggctcagctcagGGATCATGGAGTGCCTGAGATCATACCTGGATTGACTGTgttgtaaagcaagtgccctacctgctgttttattgCTCCTACCCTTATACtggtgtctttgtgtgtgtgtatgtatgtatgtgtgtgttgggggttccccagctgttctcaggagcCTGTGAAACAGGGCTACATACACCCAAACGTGCTAGAGTGGACAGTAGGCATCAGTGCTAGGTATTAAACTGCCCTATGGGAGTTGCTGGGTCTCCTTTCCCTGCTTCTCCTGCATCTGTGTGGCACATGGGCACACCAAGGCAGGAAATTCAGTTGTATTGACAGTTAGTTCTCCGGGGCCCAACAGAGCCCTACACAAAGCAGGCCATTGATCATCACTGAAGAGACCTCCCAGCTTAAGTTAGTCCTATACTAACATGGGTGTGGACTCCAGAGAGCAGGAGCCCTGCACCTGGCCACCTGGTGGCCCAACCCAGCACCCCAGGCAGTGAGCTAGGCCATTTGATTAAGAAAAAGGAGCTCCCCATCTCACTGTTTGAACAGCTGCTCCCCACCAGGGTTTAGGGGAGGAGTGCTCTCACACCTTTGTTCCTGAACCCCCCTTCTCCTTCCTGACCGGGGAGGGGAGCGGGAGTGCAGCTggctgggcagagccaggaaagggggggggagagCTCTGTGGGGGTTGGGTGCAAGGGCCACTCCCCAGCTTTCTTCTCCAGGGTAGATTCATAACTCCTCCCCACCCACTAGCTGCCCCCATGTCAGCCCTCCTCACCCCAAGTGCAAGAGGGCTGTTGGCTGGCCTTGTGCTCCCAGTGGAGGATGAGGGGGTGCCCAGGGCGGGGCTGGATCCCACCACTCAGTAGATGGATGACGGCACCAGCACAGCAGCCTCCTGCAGTGTAGGTGGGTGACAGGGAGTGACTAATCCCTGGAGCTGCAATGCTAAAAATTAACCCAGAGCGTGTTCcagggtgggtgggggtggaCAGGGAAGGAGCTGGGCCTCAGAAGACTGTGTGGTTGGTATCCCCCTgccctgcctcccttcctttgCTTCCCACCAGCCTTCTGCTTTCTCTCTAGGCCTCTGGGGACTCCTCCGCCCCAGACCAGAAGGAACCCCAATTATTCCAAGCATGGGAAAGCCAGAGCCACTTTGGCTTTGGTGCCTAGTAAGGTAGAACACAGCCTGGCAAATGGAGTTCAGGTCTAAAGTTCTCACAGAGCTAtccctattttttctatttcctcaacCTGTGCCCCACCTCACCCAAAGATTTTGGGTTCACCCTGCCCTATCCAGGGTGCATATAACTCAGAGCCTGCAAGGTGGAAGCAGCAGATAACTGGCAGGTATGTCCCCATCAGCAGGCTAAGCTTGAATGAGCAGGAGCATGTCCCAGAAGAAAAAGACCAGAAACCCTtgtgtctggagagatagcaaagttgtagggtgtttgtttgccttgcacaaggccgacccaggacaaacttgggttcgattcctggcatcctatgtagtcccctgagcctgccgggagtgattcctgagagcagagccaggagtaacccctgagtgcctctgggtgtgaccccattaaaaaaataaaagaaaagaaaccttctCCCAGAGGCCTCGGGGCCTCAGGGCCCAGACCTGTACTAAGCACTTCTATGCGTCCCTCTCCTCACATACACCCCATGTTATATGAGCTGTTATAGCAATGCCCCGGTTCACAGAGGAAGCTGAGGTTCAGAGCTGTGGTCACTGGTGTGCTCTGCTGGAGGGAGGTCTTCCTGGAGGAGGGAGGTAGAGGACAGGGGTAGAAGGCAGGAACCAGTTAGAGGAGTTGACCCTCCCAAGCTGGTGGGAACATGAAAGGTGGAACCAAACGTGCTCAGCAGGTGCTGAGATGTGTGCACAGCTCATGGAAAGGGATCCACAGGGGTGGGGAGACATGAGAGCTGGAATAAAGTCAGAACAAGGTCATCAAACCTGGCAGTGCACTTGGGATGTGTTGGCAGGGCCAGGGGAGAGCCTCTGAGGGGAGGTGGGTGTCACTGGAGAAGAGTTTACCTGTAGGAAAACCTATTTATTACAGGGTGGGACAGATGAACTCAAAGGGTGAATCAATGCTTTGCACAGAAGAgttgtgggtttgatccctgccattgtatggtcctctgagaacagagctggcagtagctcctgagcaccatcaggcattccatctcctcctcccttctcccaaaaaaaggaaaagaaaatctgtTACACGGGGTGAACCAACGAACATCCCGTTTCCCTGGATACCAAACCAGAGGATGTGAACTGGAAGAGATGAGATGGTAAAGGCACTTCCTGCTCCCCACTCGTCAGTGTGATCAGGCACAGGACAAACGACCAGCCGTCAGACAAGGAAGACCATAATGATGATGACAACTGTGGTCCCACaatgaagggatggagggaatGGCTAGAGAGAGTTGAGCAGAAGGATTACAAGGCTGCTTAAAGAGCAGAGGTACTCAGAGAAGCTGAGAAGAGACTCGGAGGGGAGAGCCTGACCCCTGCTGGTAGCCATCGAGCATTGCACCCCTATCAGCTAGGATGTACTGTTCCAGAAGGCAAAAGGAAAGGGTTCTAACATCAGCCAGATTCTGTGAAGGTGACACACCATCTTTACAGTCCCTTGTTTTCAGCTCTTCCTAAGCTCTTCCCAACACTTTTACTAAGTGTAGTTGTCTGATCTGCATGACCCAGATCAAACTGAAACTTTGCTATGGGCCTCTGGCCTCCAATGCACTTTCTCAAAGGAGCAAACAAACCATTGTGCGTTCACCTCTGTGACCACTTATACTTGGCCTGACATGAGTGAGCCTTCAAATGACATTGATTGAAAGCAAATATGTCTgaataaacaataaatacaatACTTGTAAGTTTCAAACTGAACtgattttcattcttctttctttcttttttcctttctttctttctctctttctttctttctttccttccttccttccttccttccttccctccctccctccctcctttcctttcttccttccttccttcct from Suncus etruscus isolate mSunEtr1 chromosome 11, mSunEtr1.pri.cur, whole genome shotgun sequence harbors:
- the TAMALIN gene encoding protein TAMALIN, whose translation is MTLRRLRKLQQKEEATAGPDPAARTPGSDAAPAPALASGSPAASASAGSPGDELYAALDDYHPAELYRALAVSGGTLPRRKGSGFRWKNLSQSPEQQRKVLTLEKQENQTFGFEIQTYGLHHREEQRVEMVTFVCRVHEASPAQLAGLTPGDTIASVNNLNVEGLRHREIVDIIKASGNVLRLETLYGTSIRKAELEARLQYLKQTLYEKWGEYRSLMVQEQRLVHGLVVKDPSIYDTLESVRSCLYGAGLLPGSLPFGPLLAAPGGPRGGAGRPGGDPDDAVYHTCFFRGAEPPALPPVPPPARAPGPAEPRASAPAPRNLLSRSASVRCAGPGAGGGGVPGSLWTEAREQALCGPGLRKTKYRSFRRRLLKFIPGLNRSLEEEESQL